The Epinephelus lanceolatus isolate andai-2023 chromosome 11, ASM4190304v1, whole genome shotgun sequence genome window below encodes:
- the LOC117269693 gene encoding olfactory receptor 1-like — translation MTPAEKAATISNATFVRPAKFYLSGFSNVPHVKYFYVFLCFVYIMTVLGNSLLLSVIYLVKTLHTPKYMIVFNLALTDLCGSTALIPKLLDMFLFDRRYIVYEACLSYMFFVLFFGSMQSWTLVTMAYDRFIAICFPLRYHSFVTKPAIAAMLLFAWVCLSSLVGFTVGLIDRLSFCRSLVVKSFFCDHGPVYRLACNDTSLNYIMAYVAFIVALCIPLVLIALTYVCISIALIRIASGEERLKAFKTCISHLILVAIFYVPLISTNIATVASYIHPNTRIINSTLTHTIPALLNPIIYSFKSEEVLNSIKKLYKRNMISNTTKKW, via the coding sequence ATGACCCCAGCAGAGAAAGCTGCCACCATATCTAATGCCACATTTGTTCGTCCTGCAAAATTCTATCTCAGTGGGTTTTCTAACGTCCCTCATGTGAAGTATTTCtatgttttcttgtgttttgtttatatAATGACTGTTCTTGGGAATAGCCTCCTCCTCTCAGTTATCTACCTGGTGAAGACTCTTCATACTCCTAAATACATGATTGTGTTTAACCTGGCTTTGACAGATTTGTGTGGGAGCACTGCTCTCATCCCAAAACTCTtagacatgtttttgtttgacagGAGATACATTGTCTATGAGGCCTGCTTAAGTTATATgttctttgttttattctttggAAGTATGCAGTCGTGGACACTTGTCACAATGGCATATGACAGATTTATAGCAATTTGTTTCCCTTTAAGGTACCATAGTTTTGTGACTAAACCGGCTATTGCTGCAATGCTGCTGTTTGCGTGGGTGTGTTTATCGAGTCTAGTAGGATTTACTGTTGGGCTTATTGATCGTCTCTCCTTCTGTAGATCTTTAGTGGTAAAGAGCTTTTTTTGTGATCATGGACCAGTATACCGTCTGGCCTGTAATGACACTTCTTTAAATTACATCATGGCATATGTTGCTTTCATAGTAGCCCTCTGTATTCCACTTGTTTTGATAGCATTGACATATGTTTGCATTTCCATAGCACTGATCAGGATTGCATCAGGAGAGGAACGACTCAAAGCATTTAAAACTTGTATTTCTCACCTGATTCTTGTTGCTATTTTTTATGTACCATTGATAAGCACCAACATAGCGACAGTAGCCTCCTACATCCATCCTAATACCAGGATCATAAACTCCACTCTGACACACACCATACCAGCTTTGCTTAATCCTATAATATACTCTTTTAAGTCAGAAGAAGTGCTGAACTCAATCAAGAAGCTTTACAAAAGAAATATGATTAGCAACACAACCAAAAAATGGTGA